The genomic region TGAATTTTCCCCAGTAGTATTTATACTGGTCACCACTAGCAATCAAAGGAATAATCTGTTCTAGTTTTTGCCGAGTCAGTGGAATAATCATAATCTAATCTTGCTCCCTAAACCTTGATTCCCCATCCGCAATCACAGGATTTTTTCTAATCCATATACCAATGATTTTAACTGATTAATCTTGCGAATGGCTAATAAAACTCCTGGCATATAACAAGAGCGATCGCTGGTATCATGACGCAGGGTGTAAATTTGACCAGCTGCACCAAAAATCACTTCCTGATGGGCAATAAGTCCAGGTAAACGCACGCTGTGAATCCTTATTCCTTCATCCGCTAAACAACCCCTCGCACCGGCAATTTTTTCCGTTTCTGTTACCTGGGGTGGGTTGAAGGTTTTACCCATATCTGCTAGTAACTGGGCAGTTTGAATCGCTGTACCACTGGGTGCATCAGCTTTTTGATTATGGTGAAGTTCAATAATTTCTACATGGTCAAAGTATTGGGAGGCGGTAATTGCTGCTTGTTGTAGCAGTACTATACCTATGGAGAAGTTGGGAATTATTAGACAACCCGTACTAGCTTTTTGGGCAAAGTCAGCTAAATTTTCCAGTTGTTGGGGACTTAAACCGGTGGTTCCCACCACGGGACGAATCCCATAGGCGATCGCACTGCGAACGTTATCATAAACCGCATCAGGATGGGTAAAATCAACCATTACTGGTGGTTGTAGTTGTCTTTCTCCCGCAACATAGCCCAATATGGGCTCTAATTGATTGGTGATGGGAACTTCTAGGGCTATATTTAGACCTGCTAATTCTCCAGCATCTTTTCCTTGGTGTTCTGGGGAGGTATCAATAGCACCCATCAGGATCATATCTGATGCTTGGGATATGGCTTTGATCACTTCCCTACCCATTTTTCCCCCAGCACCATTGACGATAACTGGTATGGTTGATTGATTGGTCATATTTTTTTGATCTTGTCTCCAAAAATTGGTTTTTGCTCATTCCACATTCTACAATTATGCCCAATAATTGGAATCTTGGATTTGGAAACTGCTGAAGGGACACTCCTCGGGAAAGTCTTGGTCGTCTAATCCTGTTTCTCTAATGGCTAGGTCTTTACCATCTAACCAAGCTTCTTCTAAGGCTTCATTCCATTTATTTTTCAACCCGGGATTTCGCTCCAGTAAACGGTCGATTTTCCGTCTCTGTTCCCGAATGGTGGCTTTCCAGCTGTTACTCCTATTGGCGGGTTGATATTTCCATTTCAGCAAATGACCGATCAGGATGCTCAACCGGGAACTTAGTTGGTCATAATGGCGGTTTCCCAAATCGCCAATCTCCTCTGCTAGATGTTGCCAATCTAAACTATTGATTTGGCGATTTAATAGAGCTTGGGACTGTTCCTGAGTCCATGTATAAAAGTCTGTTTCATACAGCATATCGGCTTTTCTGTTCCCGGTTCCTTACTCCTAGTCTAAAATAGTATCTTATTCTATTCACTTTCTTTCAACTTCATGAACAGAAAATTCCTGTTGACTTTGCTGTCTAGCCCAGTCTTGTTTACATCTGTTATCACTACGGTGATGATCGCTCAACCAGTTCATGCTACTCCTACTATCACCTCCGGTAAAACTCGTCTCTCCTGCGTGCGATCGCCTCATTCACCTACTACTGGCAAACAAATATGTATACAGATACCAGAAAGCACCTCTCCTCCAAAGTCTGAATCAATAGTAATAGCCAGCTCACAGCCTGGCCAATCAGAAACGGATGAGTTTGTTCTGACTGATGCAGAAAGTGATGAAGCTATTCAGCTATTTGGCTGTGATTGTCCCGTTTGTATTCGAGCTGTGCGCCAGTTACACGGATTAGCTCCTGGACCGCTTTAAACCATCTTTACCCTATTCGGTTGTTAGCACCGCTGTCAACCGATTTTTAACAGGTAGGCCATACAGTTCCCCATGAGGAAATATACCACTAACATGGCTGCTGCTGCTACAGCAACCAATGTACCCGCTAACATCAGGGAAAATTCCTTGTTCTCTATGGCCTTCTCCATTAGGTGGAGCGACCAAGCTACCAGTGCTACATCAAAAATTAGAATAGGAATCAACATAATTCTTAATATTTCTTAATACTAGTCAACTAATATTAACACTGTTTTTGAGAACTGTGTCTGACTTTGGTCAGAGATATACCTGGTTGCCAAGAGTAGGATTAGCAGGGTAAGCGGATGGGAACAGATTGTTCTTGCAAATAATTTTTAATTTGCGCAATGCTTAAATGCCCATAATGCAGTATGGATGCTAGTAAGGCAGCTTCTGCTTGTCCTTTAGTTAGAGCTTGGTGAATATGCTGACAATTGCCAGCTCCACCAGAAGCAATGACGGGAATCTCCACAGCTTGGGCGATCGCTCTGGTCAATTCCAGATCATAGCCAGCCTGGGTACCATCCGCATCCATACTAGTTACTAACAATTCACCAGCCCCCCTTTTTTCAACCTCCTGTGCCCAGGATAAAGCATCTATACCTGTATTTTCCCTACCACCTCGCACGTACACATCCCAACCCGTAGAGTCAGGTTCAACTCTCCTTCGCGCATCAATGGCCACTACAATGCACTGATTTCCAAAGCGATCGCTCGCCTCGTTAATCAAGTGCGGATTGCGGACAGCTGCTGAATTAATACTAACTTTATCAGCTCCCGCTCGTAACAAATCTTTAACATTTTCTAATGTTTGAACACCCCCTCCCACAGTCAAGGGAATAAAAACCTGGTCAGCAGTTCGGTAAACTACATCAATAATAGTATCACGGTCTTCGTGAGTAGCTGTAATATCTAAAAATACTAACTCATCAGCACCAGCTTCATCGTAAACCCTAGCTAGCTCTACTGGATCTCCAGCATCCTTCAAGTCAACAAAATTGACACCTTTCACAACTCGTCCAGCCTTGACATCTAAACAAGGTAAAATTCTTTTAGATAGCATAGTAATTTCTCTGTCTTTTGATAACTGTTGGCCTAGTCGTTGGCAAAATTGTTGTTGGGTTAGAAACTGGACATTCTACTGTATCCATTTTTTCGGTAAATGCCAACTGGTAGTGCTAGTTCACGTAAAAAACCAATTCTTCACAAAGATTTTCCCACCTGTATCCTGGTCGGCTAGTCGTTTATTTTTAGTTCTATTTACCTTGATCTGATGAACTATTGCCTGACCAAGAGTGGAAATTTGTAATTTAAACAAATCACAATAATACAATGCCTGCTTATACTTAGCTATTTACAGATACATCTCAACAACCTCGTATAAAAACAGACAAAGCCTTCCAATAGGAAGGAGCTTGGGTGGGTAGTCCAGCCAATTATGCTCGTCATGCCATATTGATTGGTTACTCGTTTTAGTTTAAACTTTGAGACCACTGTTTGGGTGAAAAAATCAACTGAGTTATTATAGAGGAAAAAGCAATCTTTAGGAAAGCTAAATTTCCAAATTCCAGTCCCTAGCTTAAGACAGCTTAATTATGGCCATAATCTCGTCAAAAAAGGAGCCCTCCGAATCTGGGGGAAAGCCGAAAAAGCACCGAGGAGTAGCGAAACCGAAGGTAGAAAAAGTTTCCCCCCAGGAAAAGATTCTGCAACAGGAAGCAACCGTGGGTGAAGATGATAAACAGGAAGAGAGGATTCGTCCCCAACGTTTTGTAGATTATATTGGACAGCAGGATTTAAAAGATGTACTGGATATTGCCATCAAAGCGGCTAAGTCTAGGGGTGATGTGATGGATCATCTACTTTTATATGGTCCTGCAGGTTTAGGTAAGACTACTATGGCTATGATTTTAGCTTCAGAGATGGGGGTAAACTATAAGATTACTAGTGCGCCAGCTTTAGAGCGTCCCAGAGATATAGTAGGGTTATTGGTGAACCTGAAACCAGGGGATGTGTTATTTATTGACGAAATACATAGACTTTCTCGCATGACTGAAGAAATTTTGTATCCAGCCATGGAGGATTATCGTTTAGACGTGACCATTGGTAAAGGGTCCGGAGCTAAAGTACGAACCATACCCCTATCAAAATTTACCTTGGTGGGAGCCACAACCCGGGTAGGAGCTTTAACTTCTCCCCTGCGAGATCGGTTTGGACTGGTGCAAAAACTGCGCTTTTATCAGGTAGAAGAACTGAGTCAAATTGTTTTGCGTAGTGCAGAGGTTTTACAAACTATAGTGAATTTAGAAGGGGCCACGGAAATTGCTAAACGCTCCCGGGGTACACCGAGAATAGCCAATAGATTACTCAAGCGAGTGCGTGATTATGCTATAGTTAAATCCCGTCCTCAAATTGATCAACCTACTGCTGCAGAAGCATTAACCCTATTTCAAGTAGATCCCTGTGGTTTGGACTGGACCGATAGAAAAATGCTCACTGTAATTATTGAAAATTTCCATGGTGGTCCTGTGGGTTTAGAAACCTTGGCCGCTGCTACGGGGGAAGATACACAGACTATAGAAGAGGTTTATGAACCATATTTAATGCAAATAGGGTATTTAAGTCGCACACCACGGGGGAGGGTGGTTACAAGTGCTGCATATCAACATCTTGGTTTCCAACTGAATAGTGAACAGTTATCATTGTTATAAGTAGGGAGGCACAATTATTTGTAGGATGGGTTGAGGGTAGGGTAACCCATGGGGGCGTTGGGTTTCATATTAAACTCAACCTACGTTGATCTTATATTTAATTCCACCTACCCACTTAGATCCCGGTCAACATATTATTGATTTATTGGCAGTGTTGTATATGACAGAAAATTAAATGACTAAGAAAAAGAATACTATTTTGAGTCTGTTAACAATTTTGTTGGTAAGCTTATTACTAACCCTAGGTAATTGCTTACCAGTAGTAGCAGAAACAAGTCACATTACAGCACAAGAGTTAGAGTTGGGAGATGAGTTAGCAACCCAAGCATTTGCTGCAACTGACAAGGGTGATTTTGCCACCGCTGAAAAATATTGGACTGAAATTATTGAGAGATTCCCCACCAATGCGGGTGCATGGAGTAATCGGGGTAATTCCCGGGTTAGTCAAAATAAATTAGAAGCAGCATTAACTGATTATAATCAGGCCATTAAATTAGCTCCCAATGTGACAGATCCTTACCTAAATAGAGGTACAGCTTTAGAAGGATTGGGCAAATGGCAAGAGGCGATCGCCGATTATAATCATGTTTTAGAACTAGATCCCCAAGATGCTATGGCATATAATAATCGTGGCAATGCTCAAGCAGGACTAGGAAAATGGCAAGAGGCGATCGCCGATTATCAAAAAGCCACACAAATAGCACCTAACTTTGCCTTTGCTCGTGCCAACTATGCTTTAGCTATGTATGAAGTTGGGAAAAAAGAGCAAGCGGAAAGAGAAATGAGAAATATAGTTCGTAAATATCCCCGATTTGCTGATATGCGTGCCGCTTTAACCGCCACCTATTGGGTAGGGGGTAAAAAAGGGGAAGCAGAAAGTAACTGGGTAGCAGCTTACGGATTAGACACCAGATATAAGGATATTAACTGGGTGAGAAATATCCGCAGATGGCCACCAAGTTTAGTAGCAGCGCTGGACAGGTTTTTAAAACTGGATTAGGGCTAAAAGCTGAATTAAGTTTAAGTAGGAAGGCACAATTATTTGTACGTTCATCTTATATTTAATTCCACCAACCCACTTAAGTTGGGGGGGAATGGGGAAAAAGGGTTGATTGCAAATCCTCATAACTGCCTTCAAATACGCACTTACCATATAATGGACATCGAGAACAATATACTCCTTTTGTATAGCGTTCTAGATTTTCTCGATTAAAGAAATAGGGCTTGTGACTGAAAGTACTAGCCACCCATTGCCAAGACATATTATTACTTGCTGGGTCTCCATCTAACAAATGCTGCAAAAACCATTTAGCTCCCGCTTGCCATTGAATTTTTCTCCAGTGAATAATATAACTTGCCAACCACATTCTGATATGATTGTGGAGATAACCTGTCACTCGTAATTCCTGACTAAAACTATCAATACAGACCAGTCCAGTTTTACCTTCCTGAATATCTTCCGGGAGGGTATGGGAGTAGTCTCCTGTGTGATAACCAGTTTTGTATTCTTCTTGATTTTCCCAAATACCCTTGCCTAACTTCATGTATAATCTTTGCCAGTAGTCCCGCCATCCCAGTTCATTAATTAACTTGCTTCCATCTTCTGAATTTTCCACTGTGTTAAGAATATACTCCCTCACTTCTCGCAAACTCAAAACACCATGACGAATATAGGGTGATAACCTAGTTACTGCTCCAGTCAAGTAATTGCGTGTTTTTGCGTACAATACGGCATTTACCTTTTCTAGTTGTTCCACTGCTGCTTTTCTACCCCCAGAAGTTCCACTGATATAATCGCCTGTTTGTGCAGCTTGAGGGAATTGTTCCCGTATATAAGTTACTAACTCTTCTCGATTAGCGAAGTCCCGTAACATAGTTTTTGCCTACTCATTTTGCTTAATTATCCACCATGAGTGATATTCCTCAAATTGGAAAACCCGCACCTGATTTTGCTAAGCTAGACCAAGATGAGAACCTAGTTAGCTTATACCAGATCAATCAGTGGGTGGTTCTATATTTTTACCCGAAAGATGACACCCCGGGATGTACCACGGAAGCCAAGGAGTTTACCGAATTGGCATCAGAATTTATTGATTTGGATGGGAAAGTTATAGGAGTCAGTCCAGACTCCAGTAAGTCCCATTGTAAATTCATCACCAAGCATAACCTGGCAATTACCCTGTTAACAGATCCTGAACATCAGTTAATAGAAACCTACGGTGCGTGGAGAATGAAGAAATTCATGGGAAAAGAATATATGGGGGTTGCTCGTTCCACCTTCTTAATCGCACCCGATAAAATCATTGCCTATTCCTGGCCAAATGCTAAGAGCAAGGGTCATGCCCAAACAGTATTAAAAAAATTGCAAGAACTCAAAAACTAAGACCCAATTTGATGTAGTTTGATTTAATTAATCGTTGAGAGAAAATATGTCCATTCGTCCCATTTACCTGGATTCCCATGCTACTACTCCCCTAGATGAAAGAGTATTAAATGCTATGATTCCGTACTTTACAGAAAAGTTTGGTAATCCTGCTAGTAATAGTCACGTTTACGGTTGGGAAGGTCAAGCAGCAGTAAAAAGGACCAGAGAAGTTTTGTCTACCGCAATTAACTGCACTCCTGAAGAAATAGTCTTCACCAGTGGTGCAACGGAAGCCAATAATTTAGCGATTAAGGGTGTAGCAGAAGCATACTTTTCTAAAGGTCAACATATAGTTACCGTTGCTACAGAGCATAAAGCAGTATTAGACACTTGTGAATATTTAAAAACCATAGGTTTTGAACTAACTATTCTTCCCGTCGAAAAAGATGGACTAATTGATTTAGAAAAATTAGAAAAGTCTTTACGTGCCGATACTATATTAGTGTCTGTTATGGCTGCCAATAATGAAATTGGGGTTTTACAACCATTAAGTGAGATTGGGAGGATTTGTCACCAACAGGGAGTGATATTTCATACTGATGCTGCACAGGCCATTGGCAAGATTTCCTTAGATGTGGAAGCATTGAATATTGATTTAATGTCTTTAACCGCTCATAAGGTTTATGGTCCCAAGGGAATTGGAGCTTTATATGTCCGCAGAAAGAATCCTAGGGTAAAACTAGCACCCCAACAGCACGGTGGAGGTCATGAAAGGGGGATGCGTTCAGGAACCCTCTATACACCCCAAATAGTGGGTTTTGGCAAGGCCATAGAAATTGCCTTGGAAGAACAGGAAACAGAGAATTTTCGCCTCGAAACCCTCAGAGAAACACTGTGGAAACAGATATCTAAAGTGGGGGGAATTCACCTAAATGGACACCCTGGCAAAAGATTGGCAGGAAATTTGAATGTTAGTGTGGAAGGTATTGACGGAGCAGCACTATCATTAGGATTGCAACCAGTAGTAGCTGTTTCTTCCGGTTCTGCTTGTTCCTCCCATAATGTTGCGCCTTCTTATGTTCTTACCGCTTTAGGACACCCGGAAGAATTAGCCCATGCTTCAGTGCGGTTTGGCATTGGTAGATTTAATACGGTAGAACAGATAGATGAAGTAGCAGCTCATTTTGTGAAAACTGTGGAAGGTTTAAGAGTTGCCTCTGTAGTAACTTGTTGAGAATTGTCGAATTGGGTAACCCTAGAAACCAGAAAAGCCCCTGTTTTTCAACAAGGGCTGACACTTCAAATACAAAACCAGAAAATTCTAGTCAAGATCATTCATGTAGTATGCTGGTTCGTTTTCACGGTCAAGTCCTTTTTCAAAACCACCAGCAGCTGCACGAGCGCGTCCCGCGTGCCACAGGTGACCAATGAGGAAGAAGAAACCTAATACAAAGTGAGAAGTAGCCAACCATGCACGAGGAGATACATAGTTAAAAGAGTTGATTTCAGTAGCTACACCACCTACAGAGTTCAAAGAACCCAGGGGAGCATGAGTCATGTATTCAGCAGCACGACGAGCTTGCCAAGGCTGAATATCATTCTTGATCTTCTCCAGGTCAAGACCATTGGGACCACGAAGGGGTTCTAACCAAGGACCACGGAAATCCCAGAAACGCATGGTTTCACCACCAAAGATGATTTCACCAGTGGGAGAACGCATCAGGTACTTACCTAAACCTGTAGGACCTTGAGCAGAACCTACGTTAGCACCTAACCGTTGGTCACGAATTAGAAAGGTTAAAGCTTGTGCTTGAGAAGCTTCAGGACCTGTAGGACCGAAGAATTCGCTGGGGTACGCAGTGTTGTTGTACCAAACCATAACAGAAGCAATAAAGCCCATCATGGATAAAGCACCCAAACTGTAAGACAGGTAAGCTTCACCAGACCAAATAAAAGCACGACGTGCCCAGGCAAAAGGTTTGGTGAAAATGTGCCAAATACCACCAGAAATACAAATGAAGGCAATCCAGATATGACCACCGATGATATCTTCCATGTTATCTACGCTGATAATCCAACCTTCACCACCAAAGGGAGCTTTGATTAAATAACCAAAGATCACCGCTGGATTAAGGGTAGGGTTAGTAATTATGCGTACATCTCCACCACCGGGAGCCCAAGTATCATAGACTCCACCAAAGAACATGGCTTTCAGTACCAACAACAACGCTCCACATCCGAGGATGATCAGGTGGAAACCAATGATGTTGGTCATTTTGTTCTTGTCTTTCCAGTCATAACCAAAGAAGGAGGAATACTCCTCTAAGGTTTCAGGACCGCGTACGGCGTGGTAAATACCGCCAAAACCCAAAACAGCAGAAGAAATTAGGTGCAATACCCCAGCTACAAAGTAGGGGAAGGTATCTATAACTTCACCACCGGTGGTCACACCCCAACCCAGGGTAGCTAGGTGAGGTAACAGAATTAGCCCTTGTTCATACATGGGCTTTTCTGGGACAAAGTGAGCAACCTCAAATAAGGTCATTGCTCCGGCCCAGAATACAATCAAACCAGCATGGGCCACATGGGCACCAAGTAGTTTACCGGAAAGGTTGATTAAACGTGCATTACCTGACCACCAAGCAAAACCGCTGCTTTCTTGGTCACGGCCAGCACCTACAACGGATCTATTAGAGAGCGTTACCACGTGGTAGTACCTCCTCTGGGAATACGAACTGTTCGTGGGGTTGGTCTTGAGGCGCCATCCAAGCTCGGATACCCTCGTTTAATAAGATGTTCTTGGTATAGAATGTTTCAAACTCTGGGTCTTCTGCTGCCCGTAGTTCTTGGGATACGAAGTCATAAGCTCGCAGGTTTAATGCTAAACCTACAATCCCTACAGCACTCATCCACAATCCGGTAACGGGTACAAACAACATGAAGAAGTGTAACCAGCGCTTGTTGGAAAAAGCAATCCCGAAAATCTGTGACCAGAAACGGTTTGCTGTCACCATGGAGTAGGTTTCTTCCGATTGGGTAGGATTGAATGCGGGGAAGGTGTTGGAACCTTCTCCATCTTCAAATAGGGTGTTTTCTACTGTTGCACCATGGATAGCACATAGTAAAGCTCCACCTAAGATTCCTGCTACACCCATCATG from Cylindrospermopsis curvispora GIHE-G1 harbors:
- the dapB gene encoding 4-hydroxy-tetrahydrodipicolinate reductase: MTNQSTIPVIVNGAGGKMGREVIKAISQASDMILMGAIDTSPEHQGKDAGELAGLNIALEVPITNQLEPILGYVAGERQLQPPVMVDFTHPDAVYDNVRSAIAYGIRPVVGTTGLSPQQLENLADFAQKASTGCLIIPNFSIGIVLLQQAAITASQYFDHVEIIELHHNQKADAPSGTAIQTAQLLADMGKTFNPPQVTETEKIAGARGCLADEGIRIHSVRLPGLIAHQEVIFGAAGQIYTLRHDTSDRSCYMPGVLLAIRKINQLKSLVYGLEKIL
- the hisF gene encoding imidazole glycerol phosphate synthase subunit HisF gives rise to the protein MLSKRILPCLDVKAGRVVKGVNFVDLKDAGDPVELARVYDEAGADELVFLDITATHEDRDTIIDVVYRTADQVFIPLTVGGGVQTLENVKDLLRAGADKVSINSAAVRNPHLINEASDRFGNQCIVVAIDARRRVEPDSTGWDVYVRGGRENTGIDALSWAQEVEKRGAGELLVTSMDADGTQAGYDLELTRAIAQAVEIPVIASGGAGNCQHIHQALTKGQAEAALLASILHYGHLSIAQIKNYLQEQSVPIRLPC
- a CDS encoding tetratricopeptide repeat protein, with product MTKKKNTILSLLTILLVSLLLTLGNCLPVVAETSHITAQELELGDELATQAFAATDKGDFATAEKYWTEIIERFPTNAGAWSNRGNSRVSQNKLEAALTDYNQAIKLAPNVTDPYLNRGTALEGLGKWQEAIADYNHVLELDPQDAMAYNNRGNAQAGLGKWQEAIADYQKATQIAPNFAFARANYALAMYEVGKKEQAEREMRNIVRKYPRFADMRAALTATYWVGGKKGEAESNWVAAYGLDTRYKDINWVRNIRRWPPSLVAALDRFLKLD
- the psbC gene encoding photosystem II reaction center protein CP43, encoding MVTLSNRSVVGAGRDQESSGFAWWSGNARLINLSGKLLGAHVAHAGLIVFWAGAMTLFEVAHFVPEKPMYEQGLILLPHLATLGWGVTTGGEVIDTFPYFVAGVLHLISSAVLGFGGIYHAVRGPETLEEYSSFFGYDWKDKNKMTNIIGFHLIILGCGALLLVLKAMFFGGVYDTWAPGGGDVRIITNPTLNPAVIFGYLIKAPFGGEGWIISVDNMEDIIGGHIWIAFICISGGIWHIFTKPFAWARRAFIWSGEAYLSYSLGALSMMGFIASVMVWYNNTAYPSEFFGPTGPEASQAQALTFLIRDQRLGANVGSAQGPTGLGKYLMRSPTGEIIFGGETMRFWDFRGPWLEPLRGPNGLDLEKIKNDIQPWQARRAAEYMTHAPLGSLNSVGGVATEINSFNYVSPRAWLATSHFVLGFFFLIGHLWHAGRARAAAGGFEKGLDRENEPAYYMNDLD
- a CDS encoding cysteine desulfurase family protein; translated protein: MSIRPIYLDSHATTPLDERVLNAMIPYFTEKFGNPASNSHVYGWEGQAAVKRTREVLSTAINCTPEEIVFTSGATEANNLAIKGVAEAYFSKGQHIVTVATEHKAVLDTCEYLKTIGFELTILPVEKDGLIDLEKLEKSLRADTILVSVMAANNEIGVLQPLSEIGRICHQQGVIFHTDAAQAIGKISLDVEALNIDLMSLTAHKVYGPKGIGALYVRRKNPRVKLAPQQHGGGHERGMRSGTLYTPQIVGFGKAIEIALEEQETENFRLETLRETLWKQISKVGGIHLNGHPGKRLAGNLNVSVEGIDGAALSLGLQPVVAVSSGSACSSHNVAPSYVLTALGHPEELAHASVRFGIGRFNTVEQIDEVAAHFVKTVEGLRVASVVTC
- a CDS encoding DUF29 domain-containing protein, coding for MLYETDFYTWTQEQSQALLNRQINSLDWQHLAEEIGDLGNRHYDQLSSRLSILIGHLLKWKYQPANRSNSWKATIREQRRKIDRLLERNPGLKNKWNEALEEAWLDGKDLAIRETGLDDQDFPEECPFSSFQIQDSNYWA
- a CDS encoding peroxiredoxin, encoding MSDIPQIGKPAPDFAKLDQDENLVSLYQINQWVVLYFYPKDDTPGCTTEAKEFTELASEFIDLDGKVIGVSPDSSKSHCKFITKHNLAITLLTDPEHQLIETYGAWRMKKFMGKEYMGVARSTFLIAPDKIIAYSWPNAKSKGHAQTVLKKLQELKN
- the ruvB gene encoding Holliday junction branch migration DNA helicase RuvB, whose translation is MAIISSKKEPSESGGKPKKHRGVAKPKVEKVSPQEKILQQEATVGEDDKQEERIRPQRFVDYIGQQDLKDVLDIAIKAAKSRGDVMDHLLLYGPAGLGKTTMAMILASEMGVNYKITSAPALERPRDIVGLLVNLKPGDVLFIDEIHRLSRMTEEILYPAMEDYRLDVTIGKGSGAKVRTIPLSKFTLVGATTRVGALTSPLRDRFGLVQKLRFYQVEELSQIVLRSAEVLQTIVNLEGATEIAKRSRGTPRIANRLLKRVRDYAIVKSRPQIDQPTAAEALTLFQVDPCGLDWTDRKMLTVIIENFHGGPVGLETLAAATGEDTQTIEEVYEPYLMQIGYLSRTPRGRVVTSAAYQHLGFQLNSEQLSLL
- a CDS encoding FAD-binding domain-containing protein, producing MLRDFANREELVTYIREQFPQAAQTGDYISGTSGGRKAAVEQLEKVNAVLYAKTRNYLTGAVTRLSPYIRHGVLSLREVREYILNTVENSEDGSKLINELGWRDYWQRLYMKLGKGIWENQEEYKTGYHTGDYSHTLPEDIQEGKTGLVCIDSFSQELRVTGYLHNHIRMWLASYIIHWRKIQWQAGAKWFLQHLLDGDPASNNMSWQWVASTFSHKPYFFNRENLERYTKGVYCSRCPLYGKCVFEGSYEDLQSTLFPHSPPT